Below is a genomic region from Glaciihabitans sp. INWT7.
GGCCGTGCTGGCAGAGCACCACGTCAACGGAGTCGTCTTCCAGCGGTAGGGCTGTCGCCGGTGCCTCGAGCGTCTCGATGGGCGCCCCGTCCGGGTCCGCACCGCGAGACACCTCGCCGAGCATTCCCGCGCTGATGTCGCTCGCAATCACCCGGCCGGTCGGTCCCACCGCCGTGGCGGCGGCCCGGGCGACCGCTCCGGTGCCCGAGGCGACATCGAGCACGGTGAGGCCCGATCGGGGCGCGACGGTCTGCACCAGATGACGCGCCCACGGTTCGAAGACCGTCGGAAGGAGGTAGTGGCGATAGTTCTCGGCGATCGAGTTCGATTGGAACAGGCCCGATCGGGCATCCTCAGTCATTCTTCGCTCCTCGTGGGTCCGGGCTGCGCTTCAGGGTGTAGTTAGGCTGGTGCTCGCCCACTGCCCGTGACGACACCGCTGGAGAACTCGTGACCGACCTGCCCACACCTGGTTCATCGGTTCCGAACACGCCCGCGGGCTGGTACCCGGACCACACCGGTGCCGCCCAGTTGCGCTGGTGGGACGGTGCGGCCTGGACAGAACGCGTGAGTCCCAGCGCGCCGGCATCCGGAGTCACGCCGTATTCGCTGCGGCCGGCACCACTGACGGTGCCCGCCGGCACTCCCGTGTACAACGTGTTCATCTGGGTCATCGCCCTGCTTCCGTTACTCGGCATCGTGACTCTACTCACGATCAACCTCTCCGCTCTAGTGGCATCCCCCTCCGACCCGCTGGCGATGTACCAGGACCCGGGATACATCACG
It encodes:
- a CDS encoding DUF2510 domain-containing protein, with the translated sequence MTDLPTPGSSVPNTPAGWYPDHTGAAQLRWWDGAAWTERVSPSAPASGVTPYSLRPAPLTVPAGTPVYNVFIWVIALLPLLGIVTLLTINLSALVASPSDPLAMYQDPGYITSLILGWLVYGGAVVLAYFDRKRLLRDGYDRPFHWAWTFFSGGVYVIGRSVIVGRRAGHGRAPLWVWVAITAVVVVLNVVKFSMFVADFVGTTPLSS